A DNA window from Candidatus Sulfidibacterium hydrothermale contains the following coding sequences:
- the pnp gene encoding polyribonucleotide nucleotidyltransferase, whose amino-acid sequence MSAQAIIKTFQMADGTTISIETGRLAKQADGSAVVKMGNTMLLATVVAAQEAKEEVDFMPLSVDYKEKYAATGKFPGGFFKREGRPSEYEILISRLVDRALRPLFPEDFHAETQVIIQLISGGDDVAPDALAALAASSALAVSDIPFNGPISEVRVALIDGKYVINPGISEMEEADLELMVAASEDNIMMVEGELKEVSEKVMLEAIKVAHEAIKIQCQAQKELADMVEKAKTKREYCHETNDEELKKQVKEATYQKCYDIALQGNPDKHARSEAFKAVREAFIESLPEEEREEKTPLVKRYFHDVEKEAVRNAVLNERVRLDGRKLNEIRPIWCEVDYLPSAHGSAIFTRGETQALVSCTLGNKMDEQTIDGAVIEGSSKFILHYNFPGFSTGEVRRFGSPGRREIGHGNLAMRALKFVLPDDDDNPYTIRIVSDILESNGSSSMATVCGGTLALMDAGVKIKKPVAGIAMGLITDSESGKYAVLSDILGDEDHLGDMDFKVTGTKDGITACQMDIKVDGLSYSVLEEALEQARQGRLHILGEMAKTITEPRADYKDNVPRIERMMISKEFIGAVIGPGGKVIQEMQRETNTTIVIEEVGNYGVIDIVSPDKASIEAAKSRIRGIVAVPEVGEVYEGTVKSVVPFGAFVEILPGKEGLLHISEIDWRRIEKVENVLHEGDKVKVKLIGIDERNGKMKLSRKALIKRPERK is encoded by the coding sequence ATGTCAGCACAAGCTATTATTAAGACGTTTCAAATGGCAGACGGTACTACCATCTCCATTGAAACCGGCAGACTTGCCAAACAGGCCGACGGTTCGGCTGTTGTAAAAATGGGAAACACCATGCTTCTCGCTACCGTTGTAGCCGCTCAGGAAGCCAAAGAAGAGGTAGATTTTATGCCTCTTTCGGTAGATTACAAAGAAAAATATGCTGCCACGGGAAAATTCCCGGGCGGATTCTTCAAACGGGAAGGTCGTCCTTCCGAATATGAAATTTTAATTTCACGCTTGGTAGACCGTGCACTGCGTCCACTGTTTCCGGAAGATTTCCATGCGGAAACCCAGGTTATTATCCAGTTAATTTCCGGCGGCGATGATGTGGCTCCGGATGCTTTGGCAGCATTGGCTGCTTCTTCGGCACTGGCCGTTTCCGACATCCCGTTCAACGGACCTATTTCGGAAGTTCGCGTGGCCCTGATCGACGGAAAATACGTGATCAACCCGGGAATCAGCGAAATGGAAGAAGCTGACCTGGAGCTGATGGTAGCTGCCAGCGAAGACAATATCATGATGGTGGAAGGCGAACTGAAAGAAGTTTCAGAAAAAGTGATGCTGGAAGCCATTAAAGTAGCGCACGAAGCCATTAAAATTCAGTGCCAGGCACAAAAAGAACTGGCCGATATGGTAGAAAAGGCAAAAACCAAACGCGAATATTGCCACGAAACCAACGACGAAGAGCTGAAAAAACAGGTAAAAGAAGCGACCTACCAAAAATGCTATGACATTGCCCTGCAGGGAAATCCGGATAAACACGCCCGCTCGGAAGCCTTTAAAGCGGTTCGCGAAGCGTTCATCGAATCGCTTCCGGAAGAAGAACGCGAAGAAAAAACACCGCTGGTTAAACGCTATTTCCACGATGTGGAAAAAGAAGCCGTGCGGAATGCGGTACTGAACGAAAGAGTACGGCTCGACGGACGGAAACTGAACGAAATTCGTCCTATCTGGTGCGAAGTAGATTATCTGCCGTCAGCACACGGCTCTGCCATCTTTACCCGCGGAGAAACCCAGGCTTTGGTTTCCTGTACGCTCGGGAACAAAATGGACGAGCAAACCATTGACGGGGCAGTTATCGAAGGCAGTTCAAAATTCATTTTGCATTACAACTTCCCCGGATTTTCTACCGGTGAAGTACGGCGCTTTGGCAGCCCCGGACGCCGCGAAATCGGACATGGTAACCTTGCCATGCGGGCACTGAAATTTGTCCTTCCTGATGACGATGACAATCCGTATACCATTCGTATTGTTTCCGATATTTTGGAATCCAATGGTTCTTCATCCATGGCCACGGTCTGCGGCGGCACGCTGGCACTGATGGATGCCGGCGTAAAAATCAAAAAACCGGTAGCCGGTATTGCCATGGGATTAATCACCGACAGCGAAAGCGGAAAATACGCCGTATTGTCCGACATTTTGGGTGACGAAGACCACCTGGGAGACATGGACTTTAAAGTAACCGGAACCAAAGACGGAATTACGGCCTGCCAGATGGACATCAAAGTGGATGGCCTCTCCTACTCCGTATTGGAAGAAGCTCTGGAACAGGCCCGCCAGGGACGCTTGCACATTTTAGGCGAAATGGCCAAAACCATTACCGAACCCCGTGCCGATTACAAAGACAATGTTCCGCGTATTGAACGCATGATGATTTCCAAAGAATTTATCGGTGCAGTGATTGGCCCCGGTGGAAAAGTGATTCAGGAAATGCAACGCGAAACCAATACCACCATTGTGATTGAAGAAGTGGGGAATTATGGCGTCATCGACATCGTATCGCCCGATAAAGCATCCATCGAAGCAGCCAAGAGCCGCATCCGCGGTATTGTTGCCGTACCGGAAGTAGGCGAAGTATATGAAGGCACCGTAAAAAGTGTTGTTCCGTTTGGTGCTTTTGTGGAAATCTTACCCGGTAAAGAAGGCTTGTTGCACATTTCCGAAATCGACTGGCGCCGGATTGAAAAAGTAGAAAATGTTTTACATGAAGGCGACAAAGTTAAAGTGAAACTCATTGGTATTGACGAGCGAAACGGGAAAATGAAACTGTCCCGTAAAGCCCTCATAAAAAGACCCGAAAGAAAATAA
- the rpsO gene encoding 30S ribosomal protein S15: MYLTVEKKKEIFAKYGKDDQDTGSAEGQIALFTYRIQHLTEHLKRNKKDVFTQRSLVRMVGKRRKLLDYLKEKDIERYRAIIKDLGLRK, from the coding sequence ATGTATTTAACTGTAGAAAAGAAGAAAGAAATTTTCGCAAAGTACGGTAAGGATGATCAGGATACCGGATCGGCAGAAGGCCAGATCGCACTGTTTACCTACCGTATTCAACACTTAACCGAGCACCTGAAACGCAACAAAAAGGATGTGTTTACACAGCGGTCGCTCGTAAGAATGGTCGGGAAACGCAGAAAACTGCTCGATTATCTGAAAGAAAAGGATATCGAAAGATACCGCGCCATTATTAAAGATTTGGGGCTCAGAAAATAA
- the ppk1 gene encoding polyphosphate kinase 1, with protein sequence MAKQKKIINREISWLHFNGRVLQEAMDPANPLIERLRFLGIFSNNRDEFFRVRVASVKRLIEMENTRYRRDIDFSPKRILKQILKVVEQQEKLYNQTFLEIKDALRKNHVFFVNETEIDEEQGRFVRQFFSEYLRPFLFPIMLKNLKSSDFLRDKFIYLAVVLHDSKGVLDDDYALIMVPTHRFSRFLLLPEKSGKQYVMMLDDVIRFGLDDVFKPFDFDTFSAYTIKITRDAELDIDNDFSKSFYELMSESLEQRKRGLPVRFVYDSEIPETLLKKLLKKLDISGEDSLRGGGRYHNFRDFIGFPSLGKSHLIYPEMKPSPHPLLKKASNILKVIRRQDIMLHYPYQSFQYLVDLLREASIDPKVRAIKMTFYRAAQNSNVINALINAARNGKKVTVFLEIQARFDEKANIYWAGRLKEEGVKIIKNLPGYKVHAKLMLIRRKEEGQNIYYAHISTGNFNESTAKVYADSGLFTANQEIAKEVNMLFHLLESPYTPPKFKHFLVAPYYMRKNIIKLLNTEIKNAKAGKEAWAIIKLNSLVDKKLVRKLSQASNAGVKIQIICRGICVMVPGIRGFSENIEITGVVDKFLEHARVMVFANGGNPKYYISSADWMIRNFDHRFEVACPVFDPKIQEELMLMLQIQLRDNVKARYINSDPINQYKKPAPGEKPVRSQFYLYDYFKKLAETEQSG encoded by the coding sequence ATGGCGAAGCAAAAAAAAATTATCAACCGCGAAATTTCGTGGCTTCATTTTAACGGAAGAGTGTTACAGGAAGCAATGGATCCTGCGAATCCGTTGATTGAGCGACTGCGGTTTTTGGGCATCTTTTCCAACAACCGGGATGAATTTTTCAGGGTACGGGTAGCCTCGGTAAAAAGGCTGATTGAAATGGAAAACACGCGTTACCGTCGCGATATTGACTTTTCGCCCAAACGAATCCTGAAACAGATTCTTAAGGTGGTGGAACAACAGGAAAAACTTTATAATCAAACTTTTCTGGAGATAAAAGATGCCCTGCGCAAAAATCATGTTTTCTTCGTAAACGAGACGGAAATCGATGAAGAACAGGGCCGGTTTGTACGACAGTTTTTCTCGGAGTACCTGCGGCCTTTTCTCTTCCCCATCATGTTAAAAAACCTGAAGAGTTCGGATTTCCTGCGGGATAAATTCATTTACCTCGCCGTGGTTTTACACGATTCCAAAGGCGTTCTTGACGATGACTATGCGCTGATTATGGTTCCGACTCACCGGTTTTCGCGTTTTTTGCTTCTTCCGGAAAAATCGGGGAAACAATACGTCATGATGCTGGATGACGTGATCCGGTTTGGACTGGACGATGTTTTTAAACCTTTTGATTTTGACACTTTTAGTGCTTATACCATAAAAATAACCCGTGACGCTGAGTTGGATATCGACAACGATTTTTCCAAGAGTTTTTATGAGCTGATGAGCGAAAGTCTGGAGCAGCGTAAACGGGGCCTTCCTGTACGGTTTGTATACGACAGTGAAATCCCGGAAACTTTGCTGAAGAAACTATTGAAAAAATTGGACATTTCGGGAGAAGACAGTTTGCGTGGCGGCGGGCGCTATCACAACTTCCGCGATTTTATCGGATTCCCGTCATTAGGAAAATCCCATCTGATTTATCCGGAGATGAAACCCTCGCCACATCCGTTGCTTAAAAAGGCCAGCAACATCCTGAAGGTGATTCGTCGTCAGGACATCATGCTGCATTATCCCTACCAGTCGTTTCAATACCTTGTTGACTTGCTCCGCGAGGCTTCCATCGATCCCAAAGTAAGGGCCATCAAAATGACCTTTTACCGGGCAGCACAAAATTCCAACGTCATCAACGCCCTGATTAATGCGGCCCGAAACGGGAAAAAAGTTACGGTATTTCTTGAGATCCAGGCCCGGTTTGACGAAAAAGCCAACATTTACTGGGCCGGCCGGCTGAAAGAAGAAGGCGTAAAAATCATTAAAAACCTTCCGGGATATAAAGTGCATGCCAAATTAATGCTGATTCGCCGGAAAGAAGAAGGGCAAAACATCTATTATGCCCACATCAGCACCGGCAATTTTAACGAATCGACAGCGAAAGTTTATGCCGACAGCGGATTATTTACCGCCAATCAAGAAATTGCCAAAGAGGTGAATATGCTCTTCCACCTGCTTGAATCGCCCTACACGCCACCCAAATTCAAACACTTTCTTGTGGCGCCTTATTACATGCGCAAAAACATCATTAAGCTGCTAAACACCGAAATAAAAAATGCCAAAGCCGGAAAAGAGGCCTGGGCGATCATAAAGCTCAACAGTCTGGTAGATAAAAAACTGGTGCGAAAACTCAGCCAGGCTTCCAATGCAGGTGTAAAAATTCAAATTATCTGCCGGGGAATCTGTGTGATGGTACCGGGAATTCGCGGCTTTAGCGAAAATATCGAAATTACCGGGGTTGTAGATAAATTTCTGGAACACGCCCGGGTAATGGTTTTTGCCAATGGCGGAAATCCGAAATATTATATTTCGTCGGCCGACTGGATGATCCGGAATTTTGACCACCGGTTTGAAGTAGCCTGCCCGGTTTTTGACCCGAAAATACAAGAAGAACTGATGTTGATGTTACAGATTCAGTTACGAGACAATGTAAAAGCCCGTTACATCAACAGCGACCCGATCAATCAGTACAAAAAACCGGCACCGGGAGAAAAGCCGGTACGATCGCAGTTTTATCTGTACGATTATTTTAAAAAGCTGGCCGAAACGGAACAATCCGGGTAG
- a CDS encoding UvrD-helicase domain-containing protein, with protein MSKKFAVYKSSAGSGKTTTLVKEYLTLSLKNPDNFHQILAITFTNKAANEMKTRIVETLKHLSPQEENALKQELARATALPEAEIPLRATRLLWNITHRYDEFAVSTIDAFIHQIVRTFSPDLKLPQGFEVLIDKDDIVPFIVEEIYARPGTDKAFTQILLQFILARVDNEKAYDLNKTLSEFVEKQLQEEESHTENLAKYTPDYFLQQIKQLKNSLAETKKFLIQQASEGLEIIAQAGLSPSDFKGKINSVAGYLIKIKNWPAKPKELSPNKNTINALEKEEWYSKTTKQPVKTAIESILPELREKLERIRENVNRYLFLILVYDNIYEMALMGEIRRLFENFTQRTRKVHISEFNKRIHKEISGQPIPFIYERLGRRYHHFLIDEFQDTSVLQWENLLPLLEESLANGFFNMVVGDAKQSIYRFRNGEVELFTHLPDLYGVEDTPENRQRATTLKRNYVEKKLEYNYRSRKEIIRFNNRFFTVNGSTLKGELQQVYQDVEQKFPEKAKENGWVSLDFIPAENTEDFRKKRLEKILDIVHLLQDKNYPVKDICVLTLKNDAAAEIAAHLLQHQIPVVTSESLLLTTSPVVRFTVAAMKLLTDEQNTLWFAEFLTAFLQYRHQEDRFHSLFAETAGQNQPMYALIEKFNLQLPSSHTLRTQSVYEIASTLLRNLANTTTPDPFVQHFLDFILEKESVYYGSLAAFLPLWEEKKDKQSIVIPEGVDAVQIMTAHKAKGLKFGTVIADLYDMSTKLTRKQYWEETTLPELKNISPVLLNISKENLAAAGKTEIYEQERARTDMDLLNKVYVAFTRPVDALFIISSQIQQRTSDAFSRLLKHFLEKTEQLREEDSHYEWGTFPQDKATRQETNDNILYLSKNFSKPWQDFIEMAPADEESLETAGDLSPRSYGKLLHALLSKIKTGKEAKKQVDQWLFTGRINADEAKTIKEIIRRVVSHPGLKPYFASGTVVQNETELFDAESGTLKRPDRVVIHNGILTILDYKTGARNEASEKKYRRQVNTYAQLFKRLGYSKIEQKLVYIHPENIEVVDVE; from the coding sequence ATGAGCAAAAAATTTGCGGTTTACAAGTCTTCGGCCGGCTCAGGAAAGACCACCACGCTGGTAAAAGAGTACCTGACCCTTTCGCTGAAAAATCCGGATAACTTTCATCAGATTTTGGCTATTACGTTTACCAACAAGGCGGCCAACGAAATGAAAACCCGGATTGTGGAAACGCTGAAGCACTTGAGCCCGCAAGAAGAAAACGCACTGAAACAGGAACTAGCCCGGGCCACCGCCCTTCCGGAAGCCGAAATTCCTCTCCGGGCTACCCGTTTGCTGTGGAATATCACCCACCGTTATGATGAGTTTGCCGTAAGCACCATCGACGCATTTATCCATCAGATCGTACGTACCTTTTCTCCTGACCTGAAACTTCCCCAAGGCTTTGAAGTACTCATTGACAAAGACGACATCGTCCCGTTCATTGTGGAAGAAATTTATGCCCGGCCGGGAACCGACAAAGCATTTACCCAAATACTGCTTCAGTTTATTCTTGCCCGGGTAGACAATGAAAAAGCTTACGACTTAAATAAAACGCTGAGTGAATTTGTGGAAAAACAACTTCAGGAAGAAGAAAGCCATACCGAAAACCTGGCTAAATATACCCCCGACTATTTTCTGCAACAGATAAAACAGCTTAAAAACAGCCTGGCCGAGACAAAAAAATTTCTGATACAACAGGCATCTGAAGGATTGGAGATCATTGCACAGGCCGGACTCTCTCCTTCGGATTTTAAAGGGAAAATCAATTCTGTGGCGGGATACCTGATAAAAATTAAAAACTGGCCGGCAAAACCAAAAGAGTTAAGTCCAAACAAAAACACCATCAACGCCCTTGAAAAGGAGGAATGGTATTCAAAAACGACCAAACAGCCGGTAAAAACAGCCATTGAATCCATTCTTCCCGAATTACGGGAAAAACTGGAACGCATCCGGGAAAATGTAAACCGTTACCTTTTTCTCATCCTGGTTTACGATAACATTTACGAAATGGCTTTAATGGGAGAAATCAGACGGCTGTTTGAAAATTTCACCCAGCGCACCCGCAAAGTCCACATTTCAGAATTTAACAAACGGATTCACAAAGAGATATCCGGCCAGCCAATTCCTTTTATTTATGAGCGGTTAGGACGGCGTTATCATCATTTTTTGATTGACGAATTTCAGGACACTTCTGTTTTGCAGTGGGAAAATCTGCTGCCGTTGCTGGAAGAATCACTGGCCAACGGTTTTTTCAACATGGTGGTGGGCGACGCCAAACAGTCGATTTACCGCTTCCGCAACGGGGAAGTTGAACTTTTTACTCACCTGCCCGATCTTTACGGCGTGGAGGATACCCCCGAAAACCGGCAACGGGCTACCACCTTAAAACGTAATTATGTTGAAAAAAAGCTGGAGTACAACTACCGTTCACGAAAAGAGATTATCCGGTTCAACAATCGTTTTTTTACCGTCAACGGCAGCACCCTAAAAGGAGAATTACAACAAGTTTATCAGGATGTTGAACAAAAATTTCCGGAAAAGGCAAAAGAAAACGGATGGGTCAGTTTGGACTTTATTCCGGCCGAGAACACCGAAGATTTCAGAAAAAAACGGCTGGAAAAAATCCTGGATATTGTTCATCTTCTGCAAGATAAAAACTATCCGGTAAAAGACATTTGCGTTTTAACCCTGAAAAACGATGCTGCGGCCGAAATTGCGGCTCATTTGTTACAACATCAAATTCCGGTGGTTACTTCCGAATCGTTGTTGCTCACCACTTCGCCCGTAGTACGATTTACGGTGGCCGCCATGAAACTTTTAACCGACGAACAGAATACACTCTGGTTTGCCGAATTTCTTACCGCTTTTTTGCAGTACCGGCATCAGGAAGACCGGTTCCATTCTCTCTTTGCCGAAACGGCAGGGCAAAACCAGCCAATGTATGCGCTCATCGAAAAATTCAACCTGCAGCTCCCCTCATCACATACCTTACGCACCCAAAGCGTTTACGAAATTGCGTCAACCCTGTTAAGAAATCTTGCCAACACCACAACTCCTGATCCGTTTGTCCAGCACTTTCTGGATTTTATTCTTGAAAAAGAATCCGTTTATTATGGTTCGCTGGCCGCTTTTCTGCCGCTCTGGGAAGAGAAAAAAGACAAACAAAGCATTGTGATTCCCGAGGGCGTAGATGCGGTTCAGATCATGACAGCCCACAAAGCCAAAGGACTGAAGTTCGGAACAGTCATTGCTGATTTATACGACATGAGCACCAAGCTCACACGCAAGCAGTATTGGGAAGAAACCACACTTCCGGAGCTGAAAAATATTTCGCCGGTATTGTTAAATATTTCAAAAGAAAACCTTGCCGCCGCCGGAAAAACAGAAATTTACGAACAGGAAAGAGCCCGGACCGATATGGACTTGCTGAACAAAGTATATGTGGCTTTTACCCGTCCGGTGGATGCGCTATTTATCATTAGCAGTCAGATACAACAACGTACAAGCGATGCTTTTTCACGTCTGCTGAAACATTTTCTTGAAAAAACGGAACAACTGCGCGAAGAAGACAGCCACTATGAATGGGGGACTTTTCCGCAGGACAAAGCCACCCGACAGGAAACAAACGACAATATTCTCTACCTGTCGAAAAACTTTTCAAAACCCTGGCAGGATTTTATTGAGATGGCTCCGGCAGACGAAGAATCTCTGGAGACGGCGGGCGATCTTTCTCCCCGTTCTTACGGAAAACTTTTACATGCTTTGCTGTCAAAAATAAAAACCGGAAAAGAGGCGAAAAAACAGGTTGATCAATGGCTTTTTACCGGTCGCATTAATGCGGATGAAGCAAAAACAATAAAAGAAATCATCCGGCGGGTGGTATCGCATCCCGGCTTAAAACCCTATTTCGCATCCGGTACGGTGGTTCAAAACGAAACCGAACTGTTTGATGCCGAATCAGGAACCCTGAAAAGACCCGACCGGGTGGTTATTCACAACGGCATACTTACCATTCTCGATTATAAAACCGGCGCGCGGAATGAGGCGTCAGAAAAAAAATACCGCCGGCAGGTAAACACTTATGCACAACTCTTTAAACGGCTGGGCTATTCTAAGATCGAACAAAAGCTGGTTTACATTCATCCGGAAAACATCGAGGTGGTCGATGTGGAATAA